TCCGGTACTAATCAGCGGCATCGCCCAGTTCCAACTGGTGCATATCCATCCTTTTCTGGACGGAAATGGACGGACCTCCCGTCTGCTGTCGACTCTCTGCCTGTACAAAGCCGGATATGATTTCAAGCGGCTTTTCACCATCAGTGAATATTACGACCGCGATCGTCCTACCTTTTACAAGAAAATCCAGAGCGTCCGTGAAAACGGTATGGATATGACCGGCTGGCTCGATTATTTCATCAGCGGCCTTGAAACCCAGATGATCGAGGTCAAAGAGCGTGGTGAGCAGGTTATCCGCCGGGATGTTCTGGTACAAAAGCACAGCCTGAATGAGCGCCAAAGCAAAGCACTTGGCTACCTGCTGCAAAACGGGAAACTCACCATTCAGGACTTTGAAGGTATCTGCCCCGATATAAATCGATGCAGCCTCCAGCGCGCCCTCAAAGGAATGTTGGATAAGGAGCTGATTTTAGAATTGGGAGCAGGACCAACAGACCCAACCCGCCATTATACTTTATCGGAGCTATGACAAACTATGACATGGAGCTGTGACATTACTATGAAAAAGCTGTGACAATATTTTTTGTTGAACTTAAAAATTTCACCGGGACACGGTGGTGATAGTAATTAGCTGATGGAATTAGCTGTTTTGGCTTCGATTGCCGGTCTTGCACTGCTCGTTTGGAACGCTGACCGTTTTGTGGAAAGCTCGGCCTCCACGGCAAGATATTTCGGCATGCCGCCACTTTTAATCGGCATGGTCATCGTTGGGTTCGGAACGTCCGCACCCGAAATGGTGGTTTCGGCACTGGCAGCCATTGAAGGCAGGCCGGGAATTACGCTTGGTAACACATACGGCTCAAATATCGCCAATATCACCCTGATACTGGGCGTGACGGCCTTGATCAGCCCCATCCCCCATCCATGGTACATTCGACAGTATTGCGAACTGCCCATATTGAAGCTGCTGACCGTCCTCAGTGTCGCCCTGATAACAGATTTTGATTTATCCCGGCTCGATGCGGTTGTCCTGCTGCTGGTATTTGGCGCCCTGATGGCATGGACTATATATCAGGGACTGAAACAAAAGGACGACTCTCTGGCAAATGAGATTGAAGCGAAAGCCGCTGAAAAATCGATGCCCCTTAAACGTGCAGTCTTCTGGCTTGCCGGAACTGGCCTCATCCGTCATTGCCGCATGGTTGGAGGCTCCGATAATGGCAGCCGGGGCGGCATCTTCGTATTTCAGCTTAAGGATTTTGGCCGCGCCATAACGCCATCAATTATAGCTGCCAGGACGTTTATTAAACTGTCAGAACTTGTGGAATTTTTCCTT
This portion of the Pseudomonadota bacterium genome encodes:
- a CDS encoding Fic family protein, producing MYTPPSAVEVPIMMSEMVKWLNTDLEIHPVLISGIAQFQLVHIHPFLDGNGRTSRLLSTLCLYKAGYDFKRLFTISEYYDRDRPTFYKKIQSVRENGMDMTGWLDYFISGLETQMIEVKERGEQVIRRDVLVQKHSLNERQSKALGYLLQNGKLTIQDFEGICPDINRCSLQRALKGMLDKELILELGAGPTDPTRHYTLSEL